The following coding sequences are from one Massilia sp. H6 window:
- a CDS encoding efflux RND transporter periplasmic adaptor subunit, with protein MNRKTMAIALLATLVVGAGGYGVYRLGMNKGMEAGAGAAPAAHAGAGSALDPATGRKVLYWHDPMVPGQKFDKPGKSPFMDMQLVPVYADAPADEGKVSISPVVEQNLGIRTADVTRGKLAMGVEAVGTVAYNERDVALVQARSAGFVERLFVRAPLDPVKKGQPLAAVYVPDWVGAQEEFLAVKRMPGNGLDGLLDGARQRMRLAGMTDAQIRAVDLGGKVQPRVTIDAPVSGVVSELSVREGTTVAVGAPMFRINGLRTVWINAEVPEAAAAQVRPGSLVEARTPSSPGTVLKGRVSAILPEVDPATRTLRARVELENPGQRLVPGMFATVRFAPAAGTDTLLVPTEAVIRTGQRSVVMVALGEGKFTPVEVEPGSEGDGKTEIRRGLEAGQKVVVSGQFLIDSEASLRGTATRLAEPPKAAQAPQGVRPQPADTGAGTGADTGAGRHRGEGKVESIDKDEIVLSHGPVPSLQWPPMTMGFKLPAGGLPGEFAVGDSVTFEFRQSGEGEYEIINITRTPGEQKGRK; from the coding sequence ATGAACAGGAAAACCATGGCGATTGCCCTGCTGGCGACGCTCGTCGTCGGGGCAGGGGGGTATGGCGTCTATCGCCTCGGGATGAACAAGGGAATGGAAGCCGGGGCCGGGGCAGCGCCGGCGGCGCACGCAGGGGCGGGCAGTGCGCTCGATCCGGCGACCGGAAGGAAGGTGCTGTACTGGCATGACCCGATGGTGCCGGGGCAGAAGTTCGACAAGCCAGGCAAGTCGCCTTTCATGGACATGCAGCTCGTTCCCGTGTACGCCGATGCGCCTGCGGACGAGGGCAAGGTCTCGATCAGTCCAGTGGTGGAACAGAATCTCGGGATCCGCACCGCCGACGTCACGCGGGGCAAGCTGGCCATGGGCGTCGAAGCCGTCGGCACCGTCGCCTACAACGAGCGCGACGTCGCGCTGGTGCAGGCGCGCAGCGCCGGCTTCGTCGAGCGGCTGTTCGTGCGGGCGCCGCTCGACCCTGTAAAAAAGGGCCAGCCGCTGGCGGCAGTGTATGTGCCGGACTGGGTCGGGGCGCAAGAGGAATTCCTGGCGGTGAAGCGCATGCCCGGGAACGGCCTTGATGGCCTGTTGGATGGCGCCCGGCAGCGCATGCGCCTTGCAGGCATGACCGACGCCCAGATTCGGGCTGTCGACCTTGGGGGGAAGGTGCAGCCGCGGGTGACGATCGACGCCCCGGTCAGCGGCGTCGTGTCCGAGCTGTCGGTACGCGAGGGAACGACGGTTGCCGTCGGCGCACCGATGTTTCGGATCAACGGACTGCGCACCGTCTGGATCAACGCGGAAGTGCCGGAAGCGGCCGCGGCGCAGGTACGCCCCGGCAGCCTCGTGGAGGCACGCACCCCATCCTCGCCCGGCACCGTGCTGAAAGGCCGGGTCAGCGCGATCCTGCCGGAAGTCGATCCTGCAACTCGAACCCTGCGCGCCCGAGTCGAGCTGGAGAATCCGGGGCAGCGGCTCGTGCCGGGCATGTTCGCGACCGTGCGCTTCGCGCCGGCCGCGGGCACGGACACGCTGCTGGTACCGACCGAAGCAGTCATCCGGACGGGACAGCGCAGCGTCGTGATGGTGGCGCTTGGAGAGGGCAAGTTCACGCCGGTGGAGGTCGAACCTGGCAGCGAGGGCGATGGCAAGACCGAGATCCGCCGTGGGCTCGAGGCAGGACAAAAAGTGGTGGTCTCAGGCCAGTTCCTGATCGATTCGGAAGCAAGCCTGCGCGGAACCGCGACTCGCCTGGCCGAGCCCCCGAAAGCTGCGCAAGCCCCGCAGGGCGTGCGACCCCAACCGGCCGATACGGGTGCGGGCACGGGTGCGGATACGGGGGCCGGACGCCATCGCGGCGAAGGCAAGGTCGAGAGCATCGACAAGGACGAAATCGTACTCTCGCACGGGCCGGTTCCAAGCCTGCAATGGCCACCGATGACGATGGGCTTCAAGCTGCCCGCCGGCGGATTGCCGGGCGAGTTCGCTGTCGGAGACTCGGTAACGTTCGAGTTCCGGCAAAGCGGTGAAGGCGAGTACGAGATCATCAATATCACCCGGACGCCCGGGGAGCAGAAAGGCCGGAAATGA
- a CDS encoding efflux RND transporter permease subunit has translation MIARLIRWSIANRFLVLLATAGMTAWGAWSLQRTPLDALPDLSDVQVIIRTTWPGQAPQIVENQVTYPLTTTMLSVPGAKTVRGYSFFGDSFVYILFEDGTDPYWARSRVLEYLNQVQSRLPTQAKPALGPDASGVGWVYEYALVDRSGKMDLSQLRALQDWFLKYELKTVPNVSEVASLGGMVRQYQIVLDPAKLRAYNIAHNVVIEAVQKANQEAGGSVLELGEAEYMVRSSGYLQSLDDFRKIPLMTSEAGIPVRLGDVARIQLGPEMRRGISELNGEGEVAGGIIVMRSGKNALETIDAVKAKLAALKPGLPPGVEIVPTYDRSHLIRRAVDNLRDKLVEEFVVVAIVCAIFLFHLRSALVAIVTLPIGILVAFIIMHYQGVNANIMSLGGIAIAVGAMVDAAVVMIENAHKHIEAWNHAHPGAKLEGEARWRVIGDAAAEVGPALFFSLLIIVLSFIPVFTLEAQEGRLFSPLAFTKTYSMAAAAGLAVTLIPVLMGYLIRGRIPEEHKNPLNRFLIAVYRPLLDGVLRFPKATLVAAAVIATITIWPMTRLGAEFMPPLDEGDVLYMPSALPGLSAGKVSQLLQQTDRLIKTVPEVQSVFGKAGRAETATDPAPLEMFETTIQFKPRDQWRPGMTTDKLVEELDRVVKVPGLSNIWVPPIRNRIDMLATGIKSPVGVKVAGTSLQEIDRVAGEIERIVKTVPGVSSALAERLNGGRYVDVNINRDQAARYGLNIADVQSVVSAAIGGDNIGETVEGLQRFPINVRYPREIRDSIENLRQLPVLTPRGAQIRLGDVAEIRINEGPPMLRSENARLSGWVYVDIRGRDMNSVVRDMQQAVAKEVKLQPGYSISWSGQFEYLERASAKLKIVVPATLLVIFILLYLTFKRFDEAILIMATLPFALAGGIWLLWMLGHHLSVASAVGFIALAGVAAEFGVIMLLYLKHAWEARLAAGKSSEADLLDAIREGAVQRVRPKAMTVAVIIAGLVPIMIAHGTGSEIMQRIAAPMVGGMLSAPLLSMFVVPVVYMLMRRRELRQEDIPKPARNEVSYEST, from the coding sequence ATGATCGCCCGACTGATCCGCTGGTCGATCGCCAATCGTTTCCTCGTGCTCCTGGCCACGGCAGGCATGACCGCATGGGGCGCCTGGTCCCTCCAGCGCACGCCGCTCGACGCGCTTCCCGACCTGTCCGACGTGCAGGTCATCATCCGCACGACCTGGCCCGGCCAGGCGCCGCAGATCGTCGAGAACCAAGTCACCTATCCGCTGACGACCACCATGCTGTCGGTTCCCGGGGCGAAGACCGTGCGCGGTTATTCGTTCTTCGGCGACTCCTTCGTTTACATCCTGTTCGAGGACGGGACCGATCCGTACTGGGCACGTTCGCGCGTGCTGGAATACCTGAACCAGGTCCAATCGCGGCTCCCGACGCAAGCGAAGCCTGCACTCGGACCGGACGCGAGCGGCGTCGGATGGGTCTATGAATATGCGCTGGTCGACCGGAGCGGCAAGATGGACCTCTCGCAGCTGCGTGCGCTCCAGGACTGGTTCCTCAAGTACGAATTGAAGACTGTACCCAACGTGTCGGAGGTCGCAAGCCTGGGTGGCATGGTGCGGCAGTATCAGATCGTGCTTGATCCTGCCAAGCTGCGGGCCTACAACATTGCGCATAACGTGGTGATCGAGGCGGTGCAGAAGGCCAATCAGGAAGCCGGTGGTTCGGTGCTCGAGCTGGGCGAAGCCGAATACATGGTACGTTCGAGCGGTTATCTCCAATCGCTCGACGACTTCCGCAAGATTCCCCTGATGACATCCGAGGCTGGTATTCCTGTCCGGCTCGGTGACGTCGCGCGAATCCAGCTGGGTCCGGAAATGCGACGCGGCATCTCCGAGCTCAACGGCGAAGGCGAGGTTGCAGGTGGCATCATCGTCATGCGCTCAGGGAAAAATGCACTGGAAACCATCGATGCGGTGAAAGCCAAACTGGCGGCCCTCAAGCCAGGTCTGCCCCCTGGCGTGGAGATCGTTCCCACTTACGACAGATCGCACTTGATCAGACGGGCGGTAGACAATCTGCGCGACAAGCTGGTCGAGGAATTTGTCGTCGTTGCGATTGTGTGCGCAATCTTCCTGTTCCATCTGCGTTCGGCGCTGGTCGCGATTGTCACATTGCCGATCGGTATTCTGGTCGCCTTTATCATCATGCATTACCAAGGGGTGAACGCGAACATCATGTCGCTGGGCGGTATCGCGATCGCGGTCGGGGCGATGGTGGACGCCGCCGTGGTCATGATTGAGAACGCGCACAAGCATATCGAAGCATGGAATCACGCCCATCCGGGAGCGAAGCTGGAAGGGGAGGCTCGCTGGCGGGTCATTGGAGACGCCGCAGCGGAAGTCGGCCCAGCGCTGTTCTTCTCGCTGCTGATCATTGTGCTGTCGTTCATTCCGGTGTTCACATTGGAGGCGCAGGAAGGACGCCTGTTCTCGCCGCTCGCGTTTACGAAGACCTACTCCATGGCAGCGGCTGCAGGTCTGGCCGTGACCTTGATTCCGGTATTGATGGGTTACCTGATCCGCGGGCGTATTCCCGAGGAGCACAAGAATCCACTGAATCGCTTCCTGATCGCCGTCTACCGGCCCTTGCTTGATGGCGTGCTGCGCTTTCCCAAGGCGACGCTGGTCGCTGCCGCCGTGATTGCCACCATCACTATCTGGCCGATGACCCGGCTCGGCGCAGAATTCATGCCGCCTCTCGACGAAGGCGACGTTCTGTACATGCCCTCGGCGCTACCAGGGCTATCGGCGGGCAAGGTGTCGCAACTGCTGCAGCAAACCGACCGCCTGATCAAAACCGTACCCGAAGTGCAAAGCGTGTTCGGGAAAGCGGGACGGGCCGAGACGGCAACCGATCCTGCGCCGCTGGAGATGTTCGAAACCACGATCCAATTCAAGCCCAGGGATCAATGGCGGCCGGGCATGACCACGGATAAGCTGGTCGAGGAACTCGACCGCGTGGTCAAGGTACCTGGGCTCTCCAACATCTGGGTGCCACCCATCCGAAATCGCATCGATATGCTGGCCACCGGCATCAAGAGTCCGGTCGGCGTCAAGGTAGCCGGTACCAGCCTGCAGGAGATCGATCGCGTTGCTGGAGAAATCGAACGGATCGTCAAGACGGTGCCCGGCGTGTCGTCGGCACTCGCTGAACGTCTCAACGGAGGACGCTATGTCGACGTCAACATCAACCGCGACCAGGCAGCTCGGTACGGCTTGAATATCGCCGACGTGCAGAGCGTCGTGTCGGCAGCAATTGGGGGCGACAACATCGGCGAGACTGTCGAAGGCCTGCAGCGCTTCCCGATCAACGTTCGCTATCCGCGCGAAATCCGTGATTCAATCGAAAACCTGCGGCAATTGCCCGTCCTGACGCCACGCGGGGCACAGATTCGCCTGGGTGATGTGGCAGAGATCCGCATCAATGAGGGCCCACCCATGCTCAGGAGTGAAAACGCACGCCTGTCCGGGTGGGTGTACGTCGACATCCGGGGACGCGACATGAACTCGGTGGTACGCGACATGCAGCAAGCTGTCGCGAAGGAGGTCAAGCTGCAACCGGGTTACTCGATTTCCTGGTCAGGTCAGTTTGAATACCTGGAACGCGCCAGTGCGAAGCTCAAGATTGTGGTGCCGGCGACGCTCCTGGTGATCTTCATCCTCCTCTACCTGACATTCAAGCGCTTTGACGAGGCGATCCTGATCATGGCCACCTTGCCGTTCGCACTGGCCGGCGGTATCTGGCTTCTCTGGATGCTCGGACACCACCTTTCGGTTGCCAGTGCGGTCGGCTTCATTGCACTTGCCGGCGTAGCGGCCGAGTTCGGCGTGATCATGTTGCTCTACCTGAAGCATGCCTGGGAAGCCCGCCTGGCTGCCGGAAAGTCATCCGAAGCCGATCTGTTGGATGCCATTCGAGAGGGGGCAGTTCAACGCGTGAGGCCGAAGGCCATGACCGTCGCGGTAATCATCGCAGGTCTGGTGCCCATCATGATCGCCCATGGCACCGGTTCCGAAATCATGCAGCGTATTGCGGCGCCAATGGTTGGCGGGATGCTGTCCGCGCCATTGCTGTCGATGTTTGTGGTTCCGGTCGTTTATATGTTGATGCGCCGTCGGGAGCTGCGACAAGAGGATATCCCGAAACCCGCACGTAACGAGGTCAGTTATGAAAGCACATGA
- a CDS encoding copper-binding protein, whose product MKGMDMKQGCMDMKDMKDIKGMDMSACKDMMKEKTSDSKAQGTPQKGVVHKTSAVVKALDQANGKVTLAHDQVKTLNWPPMTMSFGVKDKSLFDKLAVGKKVDVEFTQQGSNYIISSVK is encoded by the coding sequence ATGAAGGGTATGGATATGAAACAAGGCTGCATGGACATGAAGGATATGAAGGATATAAAGGGCATGGATATGTCGGCATGTAAGGACATGATGAAGGAGAAAACGTCCGATAGCAAAGCCCAGGGTACGCCCCAAAAAGGGGTAGTGCATAAAACGTCGGCCGTAGTGAAGGCGCTGGATCAGGCCAACGGCAAAGTGACGCTTGCACATGATCAGGTAAAAACCCTCAACTGGCCGCCAATGACGATGAGCTTCGGCGTTAAGGACAAGTCATTGTTCGACAAGCTTGCAGTCGGCAAAAAAGTTGACGTGGAGTTCACCCAGCAAGGGTCGAACTACATCATCTCATCTGTCAAATGA